The following nucleotide sequence is from Borrelia sp. A-FGy1.
GTAATTAAATTAGGTATTTCTTTGCCTTATTTTTATAGTGCTAAGTGGATTAAACCTGTTAAAACAGGTTAATTATTTTGTTATAATTAACTTATTGTGCGTTTAGATGAAATAAAATTTAAAAATTTTTTAGTTATGGGTTTGGGTCTTAATGGAGGAGGTCTAGCTGTTTCAAGATTTTTGTTAAAACATGGGGCTAATTTAGTAATAACTGACTTGAAGAGTGCGCTGGAATTAGAGCCAAGCATAAAGTCTTTAGGAGAATTTAGAGATAGGATAAAATTTGTTTTAGGTTATCATGATGAAAATGATTTTAAGAATGCAGATATTGTTATTAAGAATCCTGGCGTGGGCTTTGACAATAAATATTTAAAGCTCGCAAGAAGAGTTGAGACAGATATTAGTTTATTTTTAATGTTTAACAAAAATCCAATAATTGCTATTACAGGAACTAAAGGTAAATCAACCCTGGCATCTCTTTTGCATCAAGTTTTAGCCACTAAATATCCAAAAGTTAAACTGGGGGGTAATATTGGGATATCACCTTTAAGTTTTTTGGACGATCTTGATTCTATTTCTCCTATAGTTTTAGAGCTCTCTTCTTGGCAACTGCATAATATTGAAAATTTAAATCCTATTGTTAGTATTATTACAAATATTTACCATGATCATCAAAATTTTTATTCAAGGTTTGATGATTATATAAAAGATAAATCAAAAGTTTTTATAAATCAGAAATCAGGGATCTTAATATCTCAAGATAGAGCTTATTATAGTTACTTTTATAAGTTTAAGATAGATTTGAAAGTTGTTTTATTTTCAGAGAAAGTTCCTTTAAGCTTTAAAAATGATATTTTTTATTTTTTTAATGACAAAGTTTATCTAAATGATGAGTTGATAACTACTCTTAGAGAAACAAAGCTTGTTTTATTAATATCTAAGATAGTTGTTATTTTTATTTCATATTACTTAAAATTGGATTTGAGATTTATTTCTAATGTTGTTGATTGCTTTGATGGAATTGAACATAGGTTAGAGCTTGTAAGAGAAATTGATGGTGTTAAATACTATAATGATACGGCATCAACAATTCCTGATTCTACAGTTCTTTCTGTTAAAAGTTTAAAGGAAAATGGAGTTTTTATTAATCTTATTGTTGGCGGAACTGACAAAGAACTTGATTTTTTAATTTTTAGTGAAATTTTAGGTATGGTTAAAACTTGGATTTTATTGAGAGGAAGCGCTGATTTAAAAATCATTAAGTTTTTAGAAGAAAATGATATTAATTATTTTATCTTTTCTTCACTAGAGGAATGTGTTTATTATTCTAGGGAAATTTCTGTTCAAAATGATATAGTTTTATTTTCACCGGCTAGTGCATCTTTTGAACTTTTTAAAAATGAGTTTGATAGAGGTTTTCAATTTAAGAAATTAGTAAATAATATGATTTAAAGTCTTTTTTTTATAACTTTGTAGTAAAAAAATCTTAATATTTCAATAATTCTATAGATTTTATATAAAAATTTGTTGTAAATAAAATCATAGCATCCAATCCTGTGAATAATCTTTCCTCCAAACCCAGTTTTAAATTGGAATAGACCAAATAAATGATGTTTTTCATTAGCAGTGGGAGGAATACCTAAGAGATCATATTCTTTTATTGATTGATTTTTAAGTACTTGTATTGTAGCAAATTGCACTGCATAATTAGACATTAAGTGTCTGTTTTCTCTGCTTGATGCTCCATAAAGATATGTGGCTTTTTCTTTATAGATGCCAACAATTATGCCAGATATGAGTTTTTCGTTATATAGGGCTATTATTAATTTGATATTTGAATTTTCATCTTTTTTAAATTCTTGTATCAAATTTTTTATATAATCTTTTGAATGAATGGCAAATTTGTCTCTTTTAGCTGTTTCTTCATGGAGTCTGTAAAATTCATCAAAATATTTAAATTCATCATCTATTATTATTTTGAGTTTTTTTTTATTACTAAGTTTAATATTGTATCTTGTTTTCTTTTTCATTTTAGCTTGAATATTGTCTAATGAATCTTTTAGATTTATTATCGTTGTATTTAAGGGCTGTATGTCGTCAAATGATTTTTGAAGTCCTTTTAGTTTAATCTTTATTGGAATATAGTCTTCTTTTAAGTTTCTTGATGTATAATACATTAAGTCAAATCTTAAAAAGATGGTGTTTTTATGCAAATATGACTTTATAGATTTGCTAAATTGTTTAATTTGAAAATTGATTTCATCTATATTAATTTCTTCAATTTTTTTGTTTGAAAACTCTGGATGAGCAATGTAGGCTAAGTAAAAATTTCCAAATAATTTTCTTTGCATCACAAGAATTTTGTTAAAAATTTCACTGTTTATAGCTATTGCTTTCCATGGGCTTTTTTCTTCTGAGGCTTTTTTTACAAGTGCCCATAATTTACTTTGAAGATAGTTTTCATTTAGATTTTCTATTTCAATTTTTTTGATATTCATTGGTTGATCTAGGTCAAGCTTATCGAACTATTCCATTTTTAATTTC
It contains:
- a CDS encoding peptidoglycan bridge formation glycyltransferase FemA/FemB family protein, with the protein product MNIKKIEIENLNENYLQSKLWALVKKASEEKSPWKAIAINSEIFNKILVMQRKLFGNFYLAYIAHPEFSNKKIEEINIDEINFQIKQFSKSIKSYLHKNTIFLRFDLMYYTSRNLKEDYIPIKIKLKGLQKSFDDIQPLNTTIINLKDSLDNIQAKMKKKTRYNIKLSNKKKLKIIIDDEFKYFDEFYRLHEETAKRDKFAIHSKDYIKNLIQEFKKDENSNIKLIIALYNEKLISGIIVGIYKEKATYLYGASSRENRHLMSNYAVQFATIQVLKNQSIKEYDLLGIPPTANEKHHLFGLFQFKTGFGGKIIHRIGCYDFIYNKFLYKIYRIIEILRFFYYKVIKKRL
- the murD gene encoding UDP-N-acetylmuramoyl-L-alanine--D-glutamate ligase → MRLDEIKFKNFLVMGLGLNGGGLAVSRFLLKHGANLVITDLKSALELEPSIKSLGEFRDRIKFVLGYHDENDFKNADIVIKNPGVGFDNKYLKLARRVETDISLFLMFNKNPIIAITGTKGKSTLASLLHQVLATKYPKVKLGGNIGISPLSFLDDLDSISPIVLELSSWQLHNIENLNPIVSIITNIYHDHQNFYSRFDDYIKDKSKVFINQKSGILISQDRAYYSYFYKFKIDLKVVLFSEKVPLSFKNDIFYFFNDKVYLNDELITTLRETKLVLLISKIVVIFISYYLKLDLRFISNVVDCFDGIEHRLELVREIDGVKYYNDTASTIPDSTVLSVKSLKENGVFINLIVGGTDKELDFLIFSEILGMVKTWILLRGSADLKIIKFLEENDINYFIFSSLEECVYYSREISVQNDIVLFSPASASFELFKNEFDRGFQFKKLVNNMI